One window from the genome of Dermacentor silvarum isolate Dsil-2018 chromosome 7, BIME_Dsil_1.4, whole genome shotgun sequence encodes:
- the LOC119458041 gene encoding retinoblastoma-like protein 1, which translates to MCERLGIQKDIQHKIWTCFEHSLVAHIDLMRDRHLDQLILCALYVGAKCVWRNQICHQFRDHPNCYREQSHKKSHVYRSVYLRRNAGHEERGDIIKFYNDVYVSRMAEFVKSFRSGTKMNEIVCLTPLPRAKYMLSSPKRQVSPNIKLFVSPLKADHFATPERHTYHFNQSPAKDLLRINETVRTCVDVARKRIFDGDALEDEPSAKKQVFFKKIEAFVRDRQGVQNGGCSSEK; encoded by the exons ATGTGCGAGAGACTGGGCATTCAGAAGGACATCCAGCACAAGATCTGGACCTGCTTCGAGCACTCCCTCGTGGCGCACATCGACCTGATGAGGGACCGGCACCTCGATCAACTGATCTTGTGCGCGCTCTATGTTGGCGCCAAG TGCGTGTGGC GTAACCAAATTTGCCACCAATTTCGAGACCATCCTAACTGCTACAGAGAGCAGTCTCACAAGAAAAGCCAC GTGTATCGCAGTGTTTACCTGAGACGGAATGCAGGGCATG agGAACGAGGCGACATCATCAAGTTCTACAATGAT GTCTACGTAAGCCGGATGGCTGAATTTGTCAAGAGCTTCCGTTCGGGCACAAAGATG AATGAGATTGTTTGCCTGACGCCCCTGCCACGTGCCAAATACATGCTCAGCTCGCCGAAACGCCAGGTTTCGCCCAACATAAAGCTCTTTGTGTCACCGCTGAAGGCTGACCACTTTGCGACACCTGAGCGCCACACTTACCACTTCAACCAAAGCCCAGCCAAG GATCTCCTGAGGATCAATGAAACGGTTAGGACATGCGTAGATGTGGCGAGGAAGCGTATCTTTGATGGTGATGCCTTGGAGGACGAGCCATCCGCCAAGAAGCAGGTGTTCTTCAAGAAAATCGAGGCATTTGTGAGGGATCGCCAGGGTGTCCAAAACGGTGGTTGCAGCTCAGAAAAGTAG
- the LOC119458862 gene encoding retinoblastoma-like protein 1 — protein sequence MVLFQQLTEASQLPTPGRSDMHNREAVNRSPMSTATQCASKLQALLAGRRNAPSDELRALLRKFSCTLEASISRTVTSMSGTFCAAYVQNLVEQQGRSMDADLARRQLQMGEMLFYKALESVVVEMKQQKPDTDLSVYLSNSAFQRSLFACCLEIVMFCYNSQREFPWILEVFCLKPYNFYKITEPLIRAEKSLWREVIKHLNQIEEQILESLAWKDDLSTVGCTEPLPADCAPV from the exons ATGGTGTTATTCCAGCAGCTGACGGAGGCGTCGCAGCTCCCGACGCCCGGTCGCAGCGACATGCACAACCGTGAGGCCGTCAACCGAAGCCCGATGTCGACGGCCACCCAATGCGCAAGCAAGCTGCAAGCGCTCTTGGCCGGCCGCAGAAATGCACCAAGCGATGAGCTGAGGGCTCTGTTAAG AAAATTTAGTTGCACGCTCGAAGCAAGCATCTCGAGGACTGTAACCTCAATGAGTGGCACATTCTGCGCTGCTTACGTGCAG AACTTGGTTGAGCAGCAAGGTAGAAGCATGGATGCTGACCTCGCTCGCCGACAGCTTCAGATGGGCGAGATGTTGTTCTACAAGGCTCTGGAAAGCGTGGTCGTTGAAATGAAGCAGCAAAAGCCAGACACTGATCTCTCG GTTTACCTCAGCAACAGTGCTTTCCAGAGGTCACTGTTTGCGTGCTGCCTGGAGATTGTGATGTTCTGCTACAACTCGCAACG AGAATTTCCCTGGATCTTGGAGGTGTTCTGTCTGAAGCCTTACAACTTCTACAAGATCACTGAGCCTTTGATCCGTGCTGAGAAAAGCTTGTGGCGAGAAGTCATCAAGCACCTCAATCAA ATTGAGGAGCAGATCCTGGAGTCTCTCGCCTGGAAAGACGACCTCTCCACTGTGGGATGTACTGAGCCGCTCCCAGCAGATTGTGCCCCAGTGTAA